A stretch of Exiguobacterium sp. BMC-KP DNA encodes these proteins:
- a CDS encoding squalene/phytoene synthase family protein: protein MNETKQLKKDANRVLKATSRTFYIPISRLSQDLQEAVGAAYLCMRAIDEIEDHEELATDIKTMLLRETALMMRGTFSGTAYLELIAPYTSHLPEVTLRLPEWIAYCPAPIRAKVLDSTAEMAEGMAVWAERDWTVKTEADLDEYTYYVAGLVGVMLSDIWYWKAGIVTDKQQAIGFGRGLQAVNILRNQQEDAERGVGYFPPGWTTDTMFAYARENLAEADAYLASIPKETTIYEFCHIPLALAHGTLDALARGKEKLSRPEVLKIVGAAVLKR from the coding sequence ATGAATGAGACGAAGCAGCTGAAAAAAGACGCGAACCGTGTATTAAAAGCGACGAGTCGCACCTTCTATATCCCGATTAGTCGACTATCGCAAGACTTACAGGAAGCGGTCGGTGCTGCTTATCTATGCATGCGTGCTATCGATGAAATCGAAGATCATGAGGAACTGGCGACGGACATCAAGACGATGTTACTACGCGAGACGGCATTGATGATGCGTGGGACGTTTTCCGGTACGGCCTATCTTGAGTTGATTGCTCCGTACACGTCACATTTACCAGAAGTCACGCTTCGTTTACCAGAATGGATTGCCTATTGTCCAGCACCGATTCGTGCGAAAGTCCTCGATTCGACGGCTGAGATGGCAGAAGGCATGGCCGTTTGGGCAGAGCGGGACTGGACAGTCAAAACAGAAGCCGATCTCGACGAATATACGTATTATGTCGCCGGACTTGTCGGTGTGATGCTGTCGGACATTTGGTACTGGAAAGCAGGTATTGTCACGGATAAGCAACAAGCGATTGGATTCGGTCGAGGACTGCAGGCCGTGAACATTCTCCGTAACCAACAAGAAGATGCAGAGCGGGGTGTCGGTTACTTCCCACCTGGCTGGACGACCGATACGATGTTCGCTTACGCACGAGAGAATCTTGCGGAAGCCGATGCCTATCTCGCTTCGATCCCGAAAGAGACGACAATCTACGAGTTTTGTCATATTCCACTTGCGCTTGCTCACGGTACGCTCGATGCACTTGCAAGAGGTAAGGAAAAACTGAGTCGTCCGGAAGTCTTGAAAATCGTCGGTGCTGCCGTATTAAAACGATAA
- the csrA gene encoding carbon storage regulator CsrA has protein sequence MLVLKRKNGEAIQIGDDIELTILAIEGDQVKLGIRAPRQVDIHRKEVYLAIQEENTEASRSTGLIGQLLKQQEK, from the coding sequence ATGCTCGTACTAAAACGAAAGAACGGCGAAGCGATTCAAATCGGGGACGATATCGAACTGACGATTCTTGCAATCGAAGGCGATCAGGTTAAACTCGGGATTCGAGCTCCACGACAAGTCGATATCCATCGCAAAGAAGTCTACTTAGCGATTCAAGAAGAGAACACGGAAGCCTCACGTAGTACGGGATTGATTGGACAACTCTTGAAACAACAGGAAAAGTAA
- the fliW gene encoding flagellar assembly protein FliW yields the protein MQIETDFFGTITIEPSEIITFASELPGFPDAKQFVLLPFGEGVPFWSFQSIDQPECAFIVTNPFWIDPDYVFELTDSAKEQLSIEETVQVAVYTTVTLREPFEESTTNLRAPFVMETKQRLAKQIILEDTYPNRQKIGSLTEVGGR from the coding sequence ATGCAAATCGAAACAGATTTTTTTGGCACGATTACGATCGAGCCAAGTGAGATCATTACTTTCGCTTCTGAATTACCGGGGTTTCCGGATGCCAAACAATTCGTGTTGTTACCGTTTGGAGAAGGGGTACCGTTCTGGTCCTTCCAATCGATCGATCAGCCGGAGTGTGCGTTCATCGTCACGAATCCGTTTTGGATCGATCCGGATTATGTCTTTGAATTAACGGATTCTGCAAAAGAACAGTTGAGTATCGAAGAAACAGTACAAGTCGCCGTATACACGACGGTAACCTTACGTGAGCCATTTGAGGAATCGACGACGAATTTACGTGCACCATTCGTCATGGAGACGAAGCAGCGGCTCGCGAAACAAATCATTTTAGAAGATACATATCCGAATCGTCAAAAGATTGGAAGTCTGACAGAAGTAGGTGGACGCTGA
- a CDS encoding DUF6470 family protein, which yields MNLPHLEMRQTSAKIGMQTTPLEMRQTQRSADLSIEQPQGELAIETVAARLEIDSSQAWIEMGRIPAFESVRRYADLGQQMVREGTGRVASEGDQLMRIEQKGEVIARIAKMNDTPPAEVTTLGFIPRSLDRVKINFTPAEVNVRYTARKPVIDVTTHRPELDVTEGKTDIFLRERNQLDMWPVGGIYDEKG from the coding sequence ATGAATCTTCCTCACCTAGAGATGCGACAGACCTCTGCTAAAATCGGTATGCAGACGACACCACTTGAAATGCGACAAACGCAACGTTCGGCTGATCTCTCGATTGAACAACCGCAAGGCGAACTAGCGATTGAAACCGTAGCGGCTCGTCTCGAAATTGATTCTTCGCAGGCTTGGATTGAAATGGGACGAATCCCGGCATTTGAATCAGTCAGACGGTATGCGGATCTCGGTCAACAAATGGTACGTGAAGGGACGGGACGCGTCGCGAGTGAAGGAGATCAATTGATGCGGATCGAGCAAAAAGGTGAGGTCATCGCGCGGATTGCGAAGATGAACGATACGCCTCCAGCAGAAGTGACGACGCTGGGCTTCATTCCTCGGAGCTTGGACCGGGTCAAAATTAATTTTACGCCGGCTGAAGTGAATGTTCGCTACACTGCTCGTAAGCCGGTCATCGATGTCACAACGCATCGTCCGGAACTAGATGTCACGGAAGGGAAAACAGACATTTTTCTTCGGGAACGAAATCAGCTAGATATGTGGCCAGTGGGCGGCATATACGACGAGAAAGGATAA
- the flgL gene encoding flagellar hook-associated protein FlgL translates to MRVTQTMLTKTNIGHLSSSYQKLSTLQEQLISGKKIQKPSQDPVVAMQGIRYRTEVREVDQFKKNVDEATGWMDLTDSALDEVTSAMRRINELTTQAANDTYDGTQRKAIQSEVGQLIEHIGTLANTKYNEKQIFNGTKTDQPFIDMEKLKAFLKDNVDTATVDSIFTTSVGPGNGKIEYEVSSGIKVQVNVTPTDGGDGGVFGKDTFTTLKKLFNALGGTKEDGTAGSSTNNGTELSGMLKDLTAMLNKTVEVRSDLGARVNRLELNASRLEDQEIIAKTVMSDNEDIETEQVIMELKSHETLHRAALSAGARIIQPSLLDFLR, encoded by the coding sequence ATGCGGGTCACACAAACGATGCTGACAAAGACGAATATTGGTCATTTGTCTTCGAGTTATCAAAAATTGAGTACGTTACAAGAACAACTGATCAGCGGTAAAAAAATTCAAAAGCCGTCTCAAGATCCTGTCGTTGCAATGCAGGGGATCCGGTACCGGACAGAAGTCCGTGAAGTCGATCAGTTCAAAAAAAATGTCGATGAAGCGACAGGCTGGATGGATCTAACCGATTCTGCTTTAGATGAAGTGACGTCTGCCATGCGCCGGATCAACGAATTAACGACACAAGCAGCGAATGATACGTATGATGGCACACAGCGGAAAGCCATCCAAAGCGAAGTCGGACAGTTGATCGAACATATCGGAACACTGGCGAATACAAAGTATAACGAAAAGCAAATATTCAATGGTACAAAGACCGATCAACCGTTCATCGACATGGAAAAACTGAAAGCATTTTTAAAGGATAATGTAGATACCGCGACGGTTGACTCAATCTTCACGACATCCGTTGGACCAGGAAACGGTAAAATCGAATATGAAGTATCTTCAGGAATCAAAGTACAAGTTAACGTCACACCTACAGATGGTGGCGACGGTGGTGTGTTTGGGAAAGATACGTTCACGACACTAAAGAAGTTATTTAATGCACTCGGTGGTACAAAAGAAGATGGAACTGCTGGCAGTAGCACGAATAACGGAACCGAATTATCCGGCATGTTGAAAGACTTAACGGCGATGTTGAACAAAACGGTCGAAGTGCGCTCGGATTTAGGGGCACGCGTGAATCGACTGGAACTGAACGCGTCTCGCTTAGAAGATCAAGAAATCATCGCAAAAACGGTTATGTCTGATAATGAAGATATCGAAACAGAACAGGTCATCATGGAATTAAAATCACATGAAACGTTACATCGTGCCGCACTCAGTGCAGGGGCACGAATCATCCAACCATCGTTACTTGATTTTCTTCGATAA
- the flgK gene encoding flagellar hook-associated protein FlgK, with the protein MGSTFMGLETGRRALTTSQWALQATGNNVSNAGTAGFSRQRLVQATTEQLSVSLGGGKNVQFGTGVRGELVERLRDVMVDKQYRDESTKYAYYSTKAAAFGRMEDIINEPSETGLAKTLDSFWASLQGLSKNPQDSGARSVVRQQADTVSKTFNYLATSLTKVQGDLKNELDVSTKKVNDLLQKIYNVNTQIHEIEPIGVLPNDLYDERDRYFDELSTYVDFEKESIDASDIVSGNMGNAAKIAEGRVNVKLIMPGGVTSEVVNMKTDTKARSIEFTTDPTTKAITGYQTDTTPVLFTPTKGFSNGKLWALLQMHGYQNSGETTLTGEYPKMLDNLDKMAKQFAESFNTQHSSHAIVTEDPVTKATVTTKGTDKFFIASSGTEITAKNIAVGSEIWSSLSNIIVSKDGNIGDGSGAQALADIKTKTLSGLGATIGSFYQSIIGDMGVATSQTIDLGKNASVLMDNADQRRMSVSAVSLDEEMTMMIQYQHAYNAAARNITTVDEMLDKIINGMGLVGR; encoded by the coding sequence ATGGGTTCAACATTCATGGGGCTTGAAACGGGACGCCGTGCGCTGACGACGAGTCAATGGGCGTTACAAGCGACAGGAAATAACGTATCAAATGCCGGAACGGCAGGATTTTCAAGACAGCGTCTCGTCCAAGCGACGACGGAACAACTTTCGGTCTCCCTAGGCGGCGGAAAAAACGTTCAATTCGGAACTGGTGTCCGCGGAGAATTGGTCGAGCGATTACGTGATGTGATGGTCGATAAACAATATCGTGACGAATCAACGAAGTATGCATACTATTCAACGAAAGCAGCAGCATTCGGTCGAATGGAAGATATCATCAATGAACCGTCTGAAACGGGTCTTGCGAAAACACTCGATAGTTTTTGGGCATCTTTACAGGGATTGTCGAAAAATCCGCAAGACTCAGGTGCGCGAAGCGTCGTTCGTCAGCAAGCGGATACCGTATCGAAGACGTTCAACTATCTAGCGACTTCGCTAACGAAGGTGCAAGGAGACTTAAAAAATGAACTGGATGTCTCAACGAAAAAAGTAAATGATCTTCTGCAGAAAATCTATAACGTCAATACACAAATTCATGAAATCGAACCGATTGGTGTCTTACCAAACGACTTGTACGATGAACGCGATCGTTACTTCGATGAATTATCGACATATGTGGATTTTGAAAAGGAATCAATCGATGCATCGGACATCGTCTCAGGTAACATGGGGAATGCGGCGAAGATTGCGGAAGGTCGTGTGAACGTAAAGTTGATCATGCCTGGCGGAGTCACTTCTGAGGTCGTCAATATGAAGACGGATACAAAAGCACGTTCGATCGAATTCACAACGGATCCTACGACAAAAGCGATTACTGGGTATCAAACAGATACTACTCCTGTTTTATTTACACCTACGAAAGGTTTTTCAAACGGGAAACTCTGGGCCTTATTACAAATGCATGGTTACCAAAACAGTGGTGAAACAACATTGACAGGTGAATATCCTAAGATGCTCGATAATCTGGATAAGATGGCTAAGCAATTTGCTGAAAGCTTTAATACACAACATAGTTCACACGCTATCGTCACAGAAGATCCAGTAACAAAAGCGACGGTCACGACAAAAGGAACAGATAAGTTTTTTATTGCCTCGAGCGGTACTGAGATTACAGCGAAAAATATAGCTGTTGGAAGTGAGATTTGGTCTAGTCTCTCGAATATCATCGTCTCAAAAGATGGCAATATCGGGGATGGGTCTGGTGCACAGGCGCTTGCCGACATTAAAACAAAAACACTTTCTGGTCTTGGGGCAACAATCGGTTCGTTTTATCAATCGATCATCGGTGACATGGGGGTAGCGACAAGCCAAACGATTGACCTCGGAAAAAATGCCAGCGTTTTAATGGATAACGCCGATCAACGCCGAATGTCAGTCTCAGCGGTCTCACTCGATGAAGAGATGACGATGATGATTCAATACCAGCATGCATACAATGCAGCAGCACGAAACATCACAACGGTCGATGAAATGCTCGATAAAATCATTAACGGTATGGGATTAGTCGGTCGCTGA
- a CDS encoding flagellar protein FlgN, which produces MEIIRQLTEAHEALLALAFSKKEALIQNDMSRLSKIVKEEPVLLKRIATLEQERIEYMGTVTMTEWIASHPEDVETLRALLSTMGQLRKANALNAELLEQSLHYIEWHLQLLVPEADDFTYGQSTFDRTHFNRNA; this is translated from the coding sequence ATGGAAATCATCCGACAGTTGACGGAGGCGCATGAAGCATTATTAGCGCTCGCCTTTTCAAAAAAAGAGGCATTGATTCAAAACGACATGAGTCGCCTTTCGAAAATCGTCAAGGAAGAACCCGTTTTGCTGAAACGCATCGCGACATTAGAGCAAGAGCGCATCGAATACATGGGAACAGTGACGATGACGGAGTGGATCGCGTCACACCCTGAAGATGTTGAAACGCTTCGTGCGCTCTTATCGACGATGGGGCAACTGCGAAAAGCGAATGCGCTGAACGCAGAGTTATTAGAACAATCGTTACATTATATCGAATGGCATTTGCAATTGCTCGTACCGGAAGCGGATGACTTTACATATGGTCAATCGACGTTTGACCGGACACACTTCAATCGAAATGCATAA
- the flgM gene encoding flagellar biosynthesis anti-sigma factor FlgM produces MRIDSTKWVNMPKTYERNQPVEGTETKRMNRTDEVTISKEARVRFEGTTSSRADKIASLKQAIQDGTYKPDANKIAERFLNL; encoded by the coding sequence ATGCGAATTGATTCGACTAAATGGGTGAACATGCCCAAGACGTATGAAAGAAATCAACCCGTAGAAGGAACCGAAACAAAACGAATGAATCGAACAGACGAAGTGACGATTTCAAAAGAAGCACGCGTGCGCTTCGAAGGAACGACTTCATCGCGGGCAGATAAAATTGCCTCCCTTAAACAAGCCATTCAGGATGGAACCTATAAACCGGATGCGAACAAAATCGCGGAACGTTTCTTGAACTTGTAA
- a CDS encoding ComF family protein: protein MKFVKSGGCADCGKPDVDLCQDCQRWKNLGLALHTRTMYLYNEEAKTFMHHYKFLGDTVLIQMFTNELKKVKMRRGWIVPIPLSRDRLSERKFNQAEEIAKQMNGKVTLALKRDEGTPQSKKSREERLKRSNPFHVTKEVAGKNILLVDDVYTTGVTLRQAMVRLKEAGASEISAVTLFRSI from the coding sequence ATGAAATTTGTAAAAAGTGGTGGATGCGCAGATTGTGGCAAACCAGATGTAGACCTCTGTCAAGACTGTCAACGGTGGAAAAATCTTGGCTTAGCACTTCATACGCGTACGATGTATCTCTACAATGAAGAAGCTAAAACATTCATGCATCATTATAAATTTTTAGGAGATACTGTCCTAATTCAGATGTTTACCAATGAGTTGAAGAAGGTAAAAATGAGGAGAGGATGGATCGTTCCAATTCCGCTTAGCCGTGACCGCCTGTCTGAACGAAAGTTTAACCAAGCAGAAGAGATCGCTAAACAAATGAATGGGAAGGTCACCTTAGCTTTAAAGCGCGACGAAGGAACACCACAGAGTAAGAAATCAAGAGAAGAACGTCTTAAACGATCGAATCCATTTCATGTCACGAAAGAAGTTGCAGGAAAAAATATCTTGCTGGTCGACGATGTCTATACAACAGGAGTGACACTCCGGCAAGCTATGGTGCGTCTCAAGGAAGCAGGCGCAAGTGAAATTTCTGCAGTAACTTTATTTCGGAGTATTTAA
- a CDS encoding helicase-related protein, whose translation MDIRGRWISAKQIEIRLSTHQLIPAVTLTCQRCGAFPVKGPCTCGKRCYYCRRCIAYGKLRTCDQLITDTRPLDPVRPAQHQPIRLTPAQTTVAEAIEQTIIRGGRLLVHAVCGAGKTPMFFPSIEKALASGKRVLVTAPRADVVRELTHHINQAFPTAHVVSLYGGSADRLLLGEITVSTTHQLIHYRSCFDVVILDEVDAFPFHLNWTLHRYVKRAMTPKAALILLSATPSIWHHRYPTVRLMRRYHGHPLPVPRLKSPFTTQTILDWLRQHEQQPRLVFVPRISALEAWQERLKKAGIYVTTVHAEDPERIEKIQSFRTTNGILLTTTILERGVTISNVQVAVLDADQGFSTKALIQISGRVGRDAANPNGDISFFANDRSDALFYAVHQIQKANRWTST comes from the coding sequence ATGGATATACGCGGGAGATGGATTTCAGCAAAACAGATTGAAATCCGATTGTCGACGCATCAACTCATTCCAGCTGTGACGTTAACGTGTCAGCGATGTGGAGCTTTTCCTGTTAAAGGACCTTGCACGTGCGGAAAGCGTTGCTATTATTGTCGACGGTGTATCGCATATGGGAAGTTGCGTACGTGTGATCAGCTCATCACCGATACACGACCACTTGATCCTGTACGTCCAGCACAGCATCAACCGATTCGATTGACACCTGCTCAAACGACTGTTGCGGAAGCAATCGAGCAGACAATCATCCGGGGTGGGAGACTACTCGTTCATGCAGTTTGCGGAGCAGGAAAAACACCGATGTTTTTTCCTAGCATCGAAAAAGCATTAGCGAGCGGAAAACGTGTCCTCGTCACGGCACCACGTGCGGATGTCGTCCGTGAATTAACACATCATATCAATCAGGCATTTCCAACTGCTCACGTCGTATCTTTATATGGTGGATCAGCGGATCGTCTTCTCTTAGGTGAAATCACAGTCAGTACAACGCATCAACTGATTCATTACCGATCCTGTTTTGATGTCGTCATTTTGGATGAAGTCGATGCCTTTCCTTTCCATCTGAACTGGACGCTACATCGCTACGTCAAACGAGCGATGACGCCAAAAGCAGCACTGATTTTATTAAGTGCGACGCCATCGATATGGCATCATCGCTATCCGACAGTACGACTGATGCGGCGTTATCATGGACATCCCTTACCGGTTCCCCGCCTGAAGTCACCGTTTACGACACAGACGATTCTGGATTGGCTACGTCAGCATGAACAGCAACCGCGTCTCGTATTCGTTCCACGCATCTCAGCACTCGAAGCATGGCAAGAACGATTAAAGAAAGCTGGCATTTATGTGACGACCGTCCACGCGGAAGACCCGGAACGAATTGAGAAAATCCAATCGTTTCGTACGACTAACGGTATTTTGCTAACGACGACGATTTTAGAGCGAGGCGTGACGATCTCTAATGTACAAGTGGCGGTTCTTGATGCCGATCAAGGATTTAGTACGAAAGCCTTGATTCAAATTAGTGGGCGTGTAGGGCGTGATGCGGCTAATCCAAATGGAGACATCTCATTTTTCGCCAATGATCGGTCGGATGCCCTATTTTATGCCGTCCATCAGATCCAAAAAGCGAATCGATGGACTAGCACATGA
- a CDS encoding DegV family protein encodes MSQIVIVTDSTAYLPTTYCEEHQVHVAPLSVIFEGDAYREGFDISVADFYERIRTGSLPTTSQPNIGDLVATFEQLPEGTDIIGITLSSGISGTYQALHTINMMIDHVNVHPIDSRISCMPQAFLVQEAVRLRDAGATAETIVHHLEELKERIRAYFVVDDLEHLQRGGRLSVAQAFVGSFLKIKPVLHFVDGKIVPFEKIRTFKRAVNRIEEMMQEDIDGDGTGYTIGVIHAEDSTKAEQEIASLQTKFPNAKIEMSVFGPVIGTHLGPGAIGITWYKK; translated from the coding sequence ATGAGTCAGATTGTGATCGTAACGGATAGCACTGCCTATCTGCCAACAACGTATTGTGAAGAACATCAAGTACATGTCGCACCGCTTAGTGTCATCTTTGAAGGAGATGCTTATCGGGAAGGGTTTGATATTTCGGTTGCTGATTTTTATGAACGGATTCGGACGGGTAGCCTTCCGACAACTTCACAGCCGAATATTGGAGATCTCGTTGCGACGTTCGAACAACTGCCAGAAGGAACAGATATCATTGGCATCACCCTCTCAAGCGGGATCAGTGGGACATATCAAGCGTTGCACACGATCAATATGATGATTGATCATGTGAACGTCCATCCTATCGACTCACGTATTTCCTGTATGCCGCAAGCGTTTCTCGTCCAAGAAGCGGTTCGTTTGCGAGATGCAGGAGCCACGGCGGAAACGATCGTCCATCATTTAGAAGAGTTAAAGGAGCGCATTCGTGCGTATTTTGTCGTGGATGATCTCGAACACCTCCAACGCGGAGGACGTCTCAGTGTCGCTCAAGCATTCGTGGGTTCGTTCTTAAAGATTAAACCCGTTCTCCATTTCGTTGATGGAAAAATCGTTCCGTTCGAAAAAATTCGGACGTTCAAGCGAGCCGTCAACCGAATCGAAGAGATGATGCAAGAAGATATCGACGGAGACGGAACTGGGTATACGATCGGCGTCATTCATGCAGAAGACTCTACGAAAGCAGAACAAGAAATTGCGTCCTTACAGACGAAATTTCCAAATGCTAAAATCGAGATGAGTGTATTTGGTCCTGTCATTGGTACACACCTTGGACCGGGCGCGATTGGTATCACATGGTACAAAAAATAA
- a CDS encoding response regulator gives MNNEQVKVVIIDDHQLFREGVKRILDFEEEFVVVAEGESGVDVIPLVEAHQPDIVLMDINMPQVNGVDATKRLMEVHPEVRVIILSIHDDETYVMHALGAGAVGYLLKEMATDELVNAIRSVYREGGYVHPKVTPNLLQEYRRLMKMKQTMSSQPVERRVAEAPLHVLTRRECEVLQLLADGFSNRAISDTLYISEKTVKNHVSSILRKMNVPDRTGAVVEAIRRGWVVVV, from the coding sequence GTGAACAACGAGCAAGTGAAAGTAGTCATCATTGACGATCATCAGTTATTCCGTGAGGGAGTAAAGCGAATCCTTGATTTCGAGGAGGAGTTCGTAGTCGTAGCGGAAGGAGAGAGTGGCGTAGATGTCATTCCTCTCGTCGAAGCACACCAACCAGACATCGTATTGATGGATATTAACATGCCACAAGTCAACGGTGTCGACGCAACGAAACGTTTAATGGAAGTACACCCGGAAGTTCGGGTCATCATCTTATCGATCCACGATGATGAGACGTATGTCATGCACGCTTTAGGAGCTGGAGCTGTCGGGTATTTATTGAAAGAGATGGCGACGGATGAACTCGTCAACGCGATTCGTTCCGTCTATCGTGAAGGTGGATATGTACATCCGAAAGTAACACCTAATCTACTTCAAGAATACAGACGTCTCATGAAGATGAAACAAACGATGTCATCTCAGCCCGTTGAACGCCGGGTAGCTGAAGCACCACTGCATGTATTGACACGGCGAGAATGTGAAGTTTTGCAGCTACTAGCAGATGGATTCTCAAATCGGGCGATTAGCGATACGTTATATATCAGTGAAAAAACAGTCAAAAACCACGTATCTTCGATTCTTCGAAAGATGAATGTACCGGACCGAACCGGTGCAGTCGTCGAAGCGATTCGCCGCGGGTGGGTCGTCGTCGTATGA